A region from the Oceanidesulfovibrio marinus genome encodes:
- a CDS encoding DUF362 domain-containing protein: MRRREFLKWQMHGALWLAAGSTVAAPLSAMAQDAVTSADELDVAIAKGAPAAATRAAVELLGGMQSVVKPGQKVAIKPNMSFPQAPDKGTTTHPEVVSALVAMCREAGAEEIFVLDHPLSRAEACLERSEIQAACSAIPNTRVLGLEDSTFYVEAPIDQGEEMRDNAFMREVLEADVLIAAPVAKSHGSTGVSLSMKGMMGLIWDRGVMHYRYNLDQAIVDLNTKLAADLAVVDATRVLSTNGPYGPGLVLNENTVIASRNVVAADAMTVSRFEWYGRRIRPDQVGHIRAAHDRGLGPMDVASMKVREVEV; the protein is encoded by the coding sequence ATGCGACGCAGAGAATTCCTCAAGTGGCAGATGCACGGCGCGCTCTGGCTCGCCGCCGGCTCCACCGTTGCCGCACCGCTCTCGGCCATGGCCCAGGATGCAGTGACCAGTGCGGACGAGCTGGACGTGGCCATAGCCAAAGGCGCGCCGGCCGCGGCCACACGAGCAGCCGTGGAGCTCCTGGGCGGCATGCAGAGCGTGGTCAAGCCCGGCCAGAAGGTGGCCATCAAGCCGAACATGAGCTTCCCCCAGGCGCCAGACAAGGGCACCACCACCCACCCCGAGGTGGTCAGCGCGCTGGTGGCCATGTGCCGGGAGGCAGGCGCGGAGGAGATATTCGTCCTCGACCATCCCTTGAGCCGCGCCGAGGCCTGTCTGGAGCGCAGCGAGATCCAGGCGGCGTGCAGCGCCATTCCCAACACCCGCGTTCTGGGCCTGGAGGACTCGACCTTCTACGTGGAAGCACCCATCGACCAGGGCGAGGAGATGCGCGACAACGCCTTCATGCGCGAGGTGCTGGAGGCGGACGTGCTCATCGCCGCGCCCGTGGCCAAGTCCCACGGCTCCACCGGCGTCTCCCTGTCCATGAAGGGCATGATGGGCCTTATCTGGGACCGCGGCGTGATGCACTACCGCTACAACCTGGACCAGGCCATTGTGGACCTGAACACGAAGCTCGCGGCCGACCTCGCCGTGGTGGACGCCACCCGCGTACTCTCCACCAACGGGCCGTATGGGCCGGGGCTCGTGCTCAACGAGAACACCGTCATCGCCTCGCGCAACGTGGTGGCGGCCGACGCCATGACCGTCTCCCGCTTCGAGTGGTACGGCCGGCGCATCCGGCCGGACCAGGTGGGCCACATCCGCGCGGCCCATGACCGCGGCCTCGGTCCCATGGACGTCGCGAGTATGAAGGTCAGGGAGGTCGAGGTCTGA
- a CDS encoding chemotaxis protein CheD, translating into MTQPSRPHAATPSDDDTPKALLDSGLPLKHLKISECMVTEKDCLIATVLGSCVSVTFFCPRPRLAGMFHAMLPESTNELFRKRDDCCTMPNPPLDTCKFVDTAIQCVIAKFAARGVKPSSLEVKLFGGAFSLLSEEKKNVREIVDVGAKNVAMARLALKKLGLVPTAESVQGNRGRKLFFHTATGKVWMKYLGSRTTMRRVPRRR; encoded by the coding sequence GTGACGCAGCCGTCCCGCCCCCACGCCGCCACTCCATCCGACGACGACACGCCCAAGGCTCTACTCGATTCCGGCCTCCCCCTGAAGCACCTCAAGATCAGCGAATGCATGGTCACGGAAAAGGACTGCCTCATCGCCACCGTGCTGGGATCATGTGTTTCCGTCACCTTCTTCTGCCCCAGGCCCAGGCTCGCCGGCATGTTCCACGCCATGCTGCCAGAAAGCACCAACGAGCTGTTCCGCAAGCGCGACGATTGCTGCACCATGCCCAACCCGCCGTTGGACACCTGCAAGTTCGTGGATACGGCCATCCAGTGTGTCATCGCCAAGTTCGCGGCCCGCGGCGTGAAGCCTTCCAGCCTGGAGGTCAAACTCTTCGGCGGCGCCTTCAGCCTGCTTTCCGAGGAAAAGAAAAACGTCCGCGAGATCGTGGACGTGGGTGCAAAGAACGTGGCCATGGCGCGGCTGGCGCTCAAAAAGCTGGGGCTCGTGCCCACTGCCGAGTCCGTGCAGGGCAACCGCGGCCGCAAGCTCTTTTTCCATACGGCCACCGGCAAGGTCTGGATGAAGTATCTGGGCTCCAGAACCACCATGCGGCGCGTGCCGCGACGGCGCTGA
- a CDS encoding chemotaxis protein, whose protein sequence is MDSSEILLETGSNELNLIEFYIDERDPETGEVVRDFFGVNVAKVLEVVESPGLVSGKSAVDPCFMGTIPLREHMLPVLDLGVWLNIDRVQVEHEAILVTEFNGVVTGFLVSGVTMIHRVSWSEIMPPNHYVAALQSNCITGLVELGDHFVLMLDLEKILAELDPDNQNVNVGAEVQTIGAGYSALVADDSTALRFIIRQHLEAAGYSVTTVNDGMEALETLTRLRNEGSPVDILVSDIEMPRMDGYTLTKNVKQNPSLNLPVILFSSLIRDDQRHKGLSVGADDQITKPEFASLASRAESLIREYRGGQRMESST, encoded by the coding sequence TTGGATAGCAGCGAAATCCTTCTGGAAACCGGGTCAAATGAACTCAACCTCATTGAGTTCTATATTGACGAACGCGACCCCGAGACTGGCGAGGTCGTGCGGGACTTTTTTGGCGTCAACGTCGCCAAGGTCCTGGAGGTTGTGGAAAGCCCCGGTCTCGTTTCCGGTAAATCCGCCGTCGACCCATGTTTCATGGGCACCATCCCCTTGCGGGAGCACATGCTGCCCGTGCTCGATCTTGGCGTGTGGCTGAATATCGACCGCGTCCAGGTCGAGCACGAAGCCATCCTCGTCACCGAGTTCAACGGCGTCGTCACTGGCTTTCTGGTCTCCGGCGTCACCATGATCCATCGCGTCAGCTGGAGCGAGATCATGCCGCCCAACCATTATGTCGCTGCCCTGCAGTCCAACTGCATCACCGGCCTTGTGGAGCTCGGCGACCATTTCGTGCTCATGCTCGACCTTGAAAAGATTCTGGCCGAGCTCGATCCCGACAACCAGAACGTGAACGTGGGTGCAGAGGTACAGACCATCGGCGCCGGGTACTCCGCCCTGGTCGCTGACGACTCTACGGCCCTGCGATTCATCATCCGCCAGCACCTGGAGGCCGCCGGCTACAGCGTGACCACCGTCAACGACGGCATGGAAGCGCTGGAGACCCTAACCCGGCTCCGCAACGAGGGGTCGCCCGTGGACATCCTCGTCTCCGACATCGAGATGCCGCGAATGGACGGATACACCCTGACCAAGAACGTCAAGCAAAACCCCAGCCTCAACCTTCCGGTCATCCTCTTCTCCTCGCTCATACGCGACGACCAGCGGCACAAGGGCCTTTCCGTCGGCGCGGACGACCAGATCACCAAGCCGGAGTTCGCCAGCCTCGCCTCCCGGGCCGAATCGCTCATCAGGGAATACCGGGGCGGACAACGAATGGAGAGCAGTACGTGA
- a CDS encoding HU family DNA-binding protein, translating to MNKSELVKELAEENNISTEESTMFVEMFFDSVRNALLEDGRVEIRGFGSFKIKSYKGYTGRNPKTGQSVEVPPKKLPSFRAGKELKEVINVS from the coding sequence ATGAACAAGAGCGAACTCGTCAAGGAACTGGCCGAGGAAAACAACATTTCGACCGAAGAATCCACCATGTTTGTGGAAATGTTCTTCGATTCCGTCCGCAACGCCCTGTTGGAGGACGGACGCGTAGAGATCCGCGGCTTCGGCTCGTTCAAGATCAAGAGCTACAAGGGGTACACCGGCCGTAACCCCAAAACAGGCCAGAGCGTGGAAGTGCCGCCCAAAAAGCTGCCCTCCTTCCGCGCGGGCAAAGAGCTCAAGGAAGTCATCAACGTCAGCTAG
- a CDS encoding protoglobin domain-containing protein translates to MEGKPIDIKTPAEAPLTRLSFFREKLGLDNGAIDVLAPFAQKIIEHKHDFADYLYEYFIQIPETKSILSHDTWPKVIKNNWSTTFDMLFSNGPDEELMDYLWKSGVIHVRLNIDQRYINLAYSLMRIFCRQVVREEVDGKEFDDAQAVTDKLVDLCVLIATDAYLDSTTKCDREVVRGIAHQLRNPLMVIGGYTRKLQKAIEPESPDMDALRAILDESKRLEKLVADVSEYMDMYREDARRESLDLKVLMDEAVEYVRAKHTGDFPVHVDIDPSRCMAYADRRDVFTAFKHLLLDGLENIAAPPDGGEAAITVTTQPDPRDERYMEVVFFNTGEPPRPEELDFLFTPFHVRAPMGAGFGLPIARLAANKNLGRLSLTPVADKGLECTLSLPEPPRS, encoded by the coding sequence ATGGAAGGCAAACCAATCGATATCAAAACTCCTGCGGAAGCCCCCCTGACCCGCCTTTCCTTTTTTCGCGAAAAGCTGGGCCTCGACAACGGCGCAATCGATGTGCTCGCTCCTTTTGCTCAGAAAATAATCGAGCACAAGCACGACTTCGCCGACTACCTGTATGAGTACTTCATCCAGATTCCGGAGACCAAGTCCATCCTCTCCCACGATACCTGGCCCAAGGTCATCAAGAACAACTGGTCCACCACCTTTGACATGCTTTTTTCCAACGGGCCGGACGAGGAGCTCATGGATTACCTCTGGAAGAGCGGAGTCATCCACGTCCGGCTGAACATCGACCAGCGCTACATCAACTTGGCCTACTCCCTTATGCGCATCTTCTGCCGGCAGGTGGTGCGCGAGGAGGTGGACGGCAAGGAGTTTGACGACGCCCAGGCTGTGACGGACAAGCTGGTGGACCTCTGCGTGCTCATCGCCACGGACGCCTACCTGGACTCCACCACCAAGTGCGACCGCGAGGTCGTGCGAGGCATCGCCCACCAGCTGCGCAACCCGCTCATGGTCATCGGCGGCTACACCCGCAAGCTGCAGAAAGCCATAGAACCCGAAAGCCCGGACATGGACGCGCTGCGCGCCATTCTGGACGAGAGCAAACGGCTGGAAAAACTCGTGGCCGACGTGAGCGAGTACATGGACATGTACAGGGAGGACGCCCGCCGCGAATCTCTAGATCTGAAAGTCCTGATGGACGAAGCCGTGGAGTACGTGCGCGCCAAGCACACCGGCGATTTTCCGGTGCACGTGGACATCGACCCTTCCCGATGCATGGCCTACGCCGACCGGCGCGACGTGTTCACGGCCTTCAAGCACCTGCTGCTCGACGGGCTGGAGAACATTGCCGCGCCCCCGGACGGCGGCGAGGCCGCCATCACCGTCACCACGCAGCCCGACCCCCGGGACGAACGCTACATGGAGGTAGTCTTCTTCAACACTGGGGAGCCGCCGCGTCCCGAGGAGCTGGACTTCCTGTTTACGCCGTTCCATGTGCGGGCGCCCATGGGTGCGGGATTCGGCCTGCCTATAGCGCGGCTGGCCGCGAACAAGAACCTGGGCCGTCTGAGCCTGACTCCGGTCGCCGACAAAGGTCTGGAATGTACGCTTTCCCTGCCGGAACCGCCCCGGTCGTGA
- a CDS encoding HAD family hydrolase: MADTPRITTVLIDFGGVIAEEGFVNGLKGMADVQGLDPDAVFHEAVEIMYGCGYLVGLAPEHVFWNELEKRAGLNGDMQAKREKLLSGFIVRPRMLEIVSMLAAQGRTVAMLSDQTDWLDELNKKYDVFPYFHRVFNSFHEGMSKRQPEFFHHALQELGATPQETLFIDDSTQHVALSRTLGLTAIHFDSVVQMEKELSEICPDMRPLLEQPPYCRP; this comes from the coding sequence ATGGCGGATACGCCGCGCATAACCACGGTGCTTATCGATTTCGGCGGCGTGATCGCCGAGGAAGGTTTCGTCAATGGTCTTAAGGGCATGGCCGATGTACAGGGGCTGGACCCGGACGCAGTGTTCCACGAGGCCGTGGAGATCATGTACGGCTGTGGCTATCTGGTGGGGCTGGCCCCGGAGCACGTGTTCTGGAACGAGCTGGAAAAGCGCGCCGGCCTGAACGGCGACATGCAGGCCAAGCGCGAGAAGCTCTTGTCCGGCTTTATCGTGCGGCCGCGCATGCTGGAGATCGTCTCCATGCTTGCGGCGCAGGGACGCACCGTGGCCATGCTCAGCGACCAGACCGACTGGCTGGACGAGCTCAACAAAAAGTACGACGTATTTCCGTACTTCCATCGCGTGTTCAACTCCTTCCACGAGGGTATGAGCAAGCGGCAGCCGGAATTCTTCCATCACGCGCTGCAGGAGCTGGGCGCAACGCCGCAGGAGACGCTGTTCATCGACGACTCCACGCAGCACGTGGCGCTGTCCCGGACTCTGGGCCTCACCGCCATCCACTTCGACTCCGTGGTTCAGATGGAAAAGGAGCTGTCGGAAATATGCCCGGACATGCGGCCGCTGCTGGAACAGCCGCCATACTGCCGGCCTTGA
- a CDS encoding 2-isopropylmalate synthase, which translates to MSDRVIIFDTTLRDGEQSPGATMNHKEKIRLARQLENLGVDVIEAGFPAASQGDFEAVRDIAATVKNSQVAGLCRAMPSDIDRVWEAIKDAAHPRIHTFLATSPLHMEFKLGKSPDEVFEMAVKAVKHARQYTDNVEFSAEDASRSDREFLAKVVEAVIDAGATTVNIPDTVGYAMPEEFADLIRYLVETVPNSDKAVFSVHCHNDLGLGVANTLAAIRAGARQAEVTLSGIGERAGNAALEELVMALHTREPYYGLTTNVKTEQLFPSCRLLSMIIGQPIPPYKAIIGTNAFAHESGIHQHGMLKDRRTYEIMTPASVGREKTELVLGKHSGRHALKSKLEELGYNLEDEAMGQVFEAVKGLADKKERVYDEDIEAVVLERIYRIPDKFRLTNLSVLAGTIPPSAAVVMDVDGEERREATFGVGPVDATFNAIDKVTGRTPELMSYTVNAITGGADAQGEVTVRIQEKGCAAVGRGADPDIIVATAKAYLNAMNRLAKKEEDKECAVR; encoded by the coding sequence ATGTCCGACCGCGTAATCATTTTCGACACCACCTTGCGTGACGGGGAGCAGTCCCCCGGCGCAACCATGAATCATAAAGAGAAGATCCGTCTGGCGCGCCAGCTGGAAAACCTGGGCGTGGACGTGATCGAGGCCGGGTTCCCGGCCGCCAGCCAGGGCGACTTCGAGGCCGTGCGCGACATCGCCGCCACGGTGAAGAACTCCCAGGTGGCCGGCCTGTGCCGGGCCATGCCGTCCGACATCGACCGCGTCTGGGAAGCCATCAAGGACGCGGCGCATCCGCGCATCCATACGTTCCTCGCCACCTCGCCCCTGCACATGGAGTTCAAGCTGGGCAAGAGCCCGGACGAGGTCTTTGAGATGGCCGTGAAGGCCGTGAAGCACGCCAGACAGTACACGGACAACGTAGAGTTCTCGGCCGAGGACGCCTCGCGCTCCGACCGCGAGTTCCTGGCCAAAGTGGTGGAGGCCGTCATCGACGCTGGCGCAACCACCGTGAACATCCCGGACACCGTGGGCTACGCCATGCCCGAGGAGTTCGCGGACCTCATCCGCTACCTCGTCGAGACCGTGCCTAACAGCGACAAGGCCGTGTTCAGCGTGCACTGCCACAACGACCTGGGCCTGGGCGTGGCCAACACCCTGGCTGCCATCCGCGCAGGCGCCCGGCAGGCCGAGGTCACGCTCTCCGGCATCGGTGAGCGCGCCGGCAACGCCGCTCTGGAAGAGCTGGTCATGGCGCTGCATACCCGCGAGCCGTACTACGGCCTGACCACCAACGTGAAGACCGAGCAGCTTTTCCCTTCGTGCCGGCTGCTCTCCATGATCATTGGCCAGCCCATTCCGCCGTACAAGGCCATCATCGGCACCAATGCCTTTGCCCACGAGTCCGGCATCCACCAGCACGGCATGCTCAAGGACCGCCGGACCTACGAGATCATGACCCCAGCCTCGGTGGGACGCGAGAAGACCGAGCTGGTGCTGGGCAAGCACTCCGGCCGCCACGCCCTCAAGTCCAAGCTGGAAGAGCTGGGCTACAACCTGGAAGACGAGGCCATGGGCCAGGTCTTCGAGGCGGTCAAAGGGCTTGCGGACAAGAAGGAGCGCGTCTACGACGAGGACATCGAGGCCGTGGTCCTGGAGCGCATCTACCGCATTCCGGACAAGTTCCGTCTCACCAATCTCTCCGTGCTCGCCGGCACCATCCCGCCTTCGGCGGCCGTGGTCATGGACGTGGACGGCGAGGAGCGCCGCGAGGCCACCTTCGGCGTGGGCCCTGTGGACGCCACATTCAACGCCATCGATAAAGTGACGGGCCGTACCCCCGAGCTCATGAGCTACACGGTCAACGCCATCACCGGCGGGGCCGACGCCCAGGGCGAGGTCACGGTCCGCATACAGGAAAAAGGGTGCGCCGCTGTCGGCCGCGGCGCCGATCCGGATATCATTGTCGCCACCGCCAAGGCGTATCTGAACGCCATGAACCGGCTGGCCAAGAAGGAGGAGGACAAGGAATGCGCCGTACGTTAA
- the leuC gene encoding 3-isopropylmalate dehydratase large subunit yields the protein MRRTLTEKLLAAHAVSGEAKTGSIVQCRVDLALANDITAPLAIKSFRAMGATKVFDKNKIALVMDHFTPNRDIASAEQVRGVREFAKEMGIVHYYEGGDCGVEHALLPELGLVGPGDVVVGADSHTCTYGALGAFATGMGSTDVAGAMVLGETWFKVPDAIHVTITGAMGPWVGGKDLILQVIGEIGVAGARYCVMEFDGPVIEDLSIEGRMTMANMAIEAGGKAGLFAADDKTLAYCAAHNRPNAEKIAADQGAEYQREVTIDVTGMSPRVAVPHLPENVKGVEECKGTTIQQAVIGSCTNGRIEDLREAAAVLGGRKVSKNVRAIILPATPAIWKQAMDEGLFTVFMDAGCVVGPPTCGPCLGGHMGILGKGERAISTTNRNFKGRMGHLESEVYLAGPAVAAASAVAGEIVHPDAL from the coding sequence ATGCGCCGTACGTTAACCGAAAAACTGCTGGCCGCGCACGCGGTATCCGGCGAGGCCAAGACCGGCTCCATCGTCCAGTGCAGGGTGGATCTGGCTCTTGCCAACGACATCACCGCGCCGCTGGCCATCAAGAGCTTCCGCGCCATGGGCGCCACCAAGGTGTTCGACAAGAACAAGATCGCCCTGGTCATGGACCACTTCACCCCGAACCGGGACATCGCCTCGGCCGAACAGGTCCGCGGCGTGCGCGAGTTCGCCAAGGAGATGGGCATTGTCCATTACTACGAAGGCGGCGACTGCGGTGTGGAGCACGCGCTCCTGCCCGAGCTGGGCCTTGTGGGACCGGGCGACGTGGTTGTGGGCGCGGACAGCCATACCTGCACGTACGGCGCTCTCGGCGCCTTCGCCACCGGCATGGGCTCCACGGATGTGGCCGGGGCCATGGTTCTGGGCGAGACGTGGTTCAAGGTGCCGGACGCCATCCACGTGACCATTACCGGCGCGATGGGCCCCTGGGTGGGCGGCAAGGACCTCATCCTCCAGGTCATCGGCGAGATCGGCGTGGCCGGCGCGCGCTACTGCGTTATGGAGTTCGACGGTCCCGTCATCGAGGATCTTTCCATCGAGGGCCGCATGACCATGGCCAACATGGCCATCGAGGCGGGCGGCAAGGCCGGCCTTTTTGCGGCCGACGACAAGACCCTGGCCTACTGCGCCGCGCACAACCGGCCCAACGCCGAGAAGATCGCGGCCGACCAGGGCGCGGAGTATCAGCGCGAGGTCACCATCGACGTGACCGGCATGAGCCCTCGCGTGGCCGTGCCGCATCTGCCCGAGAACGTGAAGGGCGTGGAGGAGTGCAAGGGCACGACCATCCAGCAGGCCGTCATCGGCTCCTGCACCAACGGCCGCATCGAGGACCTGCGCGAGGCAGCCGCTGTGCTGGGCGGCCGCAAGGTCTCCAAGAATGTGCGCGCCATCATCCTGCCGGCCACGCCGGCCATCTGGAAGCAGGCCATGGACGAGGGGCTCTTCACCGTGTTCATGGACGCCGGCTGCGTGGTGGGCCCGCCCACCTGCGGTCCCTGCCTGGGCGGCCACATGGGCATCCTCGGCAAGGGCGAGCGCGCCATTTCCACCACCAACCGCAACTTCAAGGGACGCATGGGCCATCTGGAGAGCGAGGTCTACCTCGCCGGTCCGGCCGTGGCCGCGGCATCCGCCGTTGCCGGCGAGATCGTCCACCCCGACGCCCTGTAA
- a CDS encoding 3-isopropylmalate dehydratase small subunit, translated as MTAPIRGTAHTMGHHIDTDAIIPATYLVSTDPIELGKYCMAGMDPDWVNHVEEGDIIVAGENFGCGSSREHAPIAIIGAGVKAVIAKSFARIFYRNAFNMGLLLLEVGDAVDKISQGDTLSIDPAAGTITDETTGESFKFAPVPPFMQEILNKGGLVGYVSDRLESQAG; from the coding sequence ATGACCGCACCCATACGCGGCACGGCCCACACCATGGGCCACCATATCGATACAGACGCGATCATCCCCGCGACCTACCTCGTGTCCACCGATCCCATCGAGCTCGGCAAGTACTGCATGGCAGGCATGGACCCGGACTGGGTCAACCACGTGGAGGAAGGCGACATCATCGTGGCCGGCGAGAACTTCGGCTGCGGCTCCTCGCGTGAGCACGCGCCCATCGCCATCATCGGCGCGGGCGTCAAGGCCGTCATCGCCAAGAGCTTTGCGCGCATCTTCTACCGCAACGCCTTCAACATGGGCCTCCTTCTGCTCGAAGTGGGCGACGCCGTGGACAAGATCAGCCAAGGCGACACGCTCTCCATCGATCCGGCCGCCGGCACCATCACCGACGAGACCACCGGCGAGAGCTTCAAGTTCGCGCCCGTGCCGCCGTTCATGCAGGAGATTCTGAACAAGGGCGGCCTGGTTGGCTACGTGAGCGACCGCCTGGAGTCCCAGGCCGGGTAG